The following are encoded together in the bacterium genome:
- a CDS encoding SDR family oxidoreductase has translation MARGRSATGRGARRMIAVTGSGSGIGAAIAARLRRDGAEVIGVDLRGAEVIADLSTAAGRAAAIEAIRARAGAALDGLVACAGLGPHVSDHPAIASVNYFGAQVLLEALRPLLARAARPAAVAISSNSTTIPGAESPLVDLCLGGDEAATRALAATLPGQMVYAGSKLALTRWLRRVAPSPEWAGAGIRLNAVAAGPVQTPLLQGGLEHPIYGPAIRGFPVPTGGPGTPDDIAAAVAFLLGPEARYICGSVLFVDGGTDALIRGPQY, from the coding sequence ATGGCTCGCGGGCGATCGGCCACCGGCAGAGGAGCACGGCGCATGATCGCGGTCACCGGATCTGGGTCTGGCATCGGCGCCGCCATCGCGGCGCGGCTGCGGCGCGACGGCGCGGAGGTCATCGGGGTCGATCTGCGCGGCGCCGAGGTGATCGCGGATCTGTCGACGGCGGCCGGCCGCGCGGCGGCGATCGAGGCCATCCGGGCGCGCGCCGGCGCGGCGCTCGACGGCCTGGTCGCCTGCGCCGGCCTCGGACCGCACGTCAGCGATCATCCGGCGATCGCCTCGGTCAACTACTTCGGCGCCCAGGTGCTGCTCGAGGCGCTGCGGCCGCTGCTGGCGCGCGCCGCGCGGCCGGCGGCGGTGGCGATCTCGTCCAACTCGACGACCATCCCCGGCGCCGAGTCGCCGCTGGTCGACCTGTGCCTCGGGGGCGACGAGGCGGCGACGCGCGCGCTGGCGGCGACGCTGCCGGGGCAGATGGTGTACGCCGGCTCGAAGCTGGCGCTGACGCGCTGGCTGCGGCGGGTCGCGCCGAGCCCCGAGTGGGCCGGCGCCGGCATCCGGCTGAACGCCGTCGCCGCCGGCCCGGTGCAGACGCCGCTGCTGCAGGGCGGCCTGGAGCATCCGATCTACGGTCCGGCGATCCGCGGTTTCCCGGTGCCGACCGGCGGCCCGGGCACGCCGGACGACATCGCCGCCGCGGTCGCGTTCCTGCTCGGCCCCGAGGCGCGCTACATCTGCGGCAGCGTGCTGTTCGTCGACGGCGGCACCGACGCGCTGATCCGCGGGCCGCAGTACTGA